Below is a genomic region from Bacteroidota bacterium.
TTATGCAACTGATTTGTGGTCATTTCAAACATCAAATCCGTAACAAAATTCCCCAAAAGTCCTTCAGGAAAATCTTTACTCATTTCTATTGCTGAATGACCTATAACCTGGTTCATTGTTAGCGACAGGCTATCTTTATACGGCTGAATCAGCTCATTTATTCGACTATCTTCTGCTACATGTTCGTTAACAGAAATAGAATTGGCTTCAATCTGTTGTAATGTATATTGAGATTTACAGGAACTTATTGAAACAATAAGTAGCCAGATTAAAAATAATCTCACACTTCGTCCTGCTATCTTTTTACTATTCATTATTAATTCAGAAATTTAAAATAATTGAGCAGCCTCTTTCTTCAACATAGCAATAGTAGCTACAAGTAAGGACCTTACACTATTGCTATTGGCAATAATTGTCTTGGTAAGAACAACAGCTGTTTCGGTATCCGACATTTTTTCTTTTGCCAGATTTAGTTGTTTAATGACTTCTTCTTTCGCATTAACAAGCATTTGCCAACTCTCATTCGAGATGTATAATTGCTGGGCCAGATTGTGCTCAAACTCTGACCTCACAGTTGATAATAGTTGCAAATGAAAATCTGCTGCACTCAAATTATTCTTATTCATGCGCATAACCATTGCAGAAGGGCTCATTCTTTCTAAGAATAGCACCAATCTTTCGTATGCTTGTAAACGTAATAAAATGGTTTCTTTATTTACCAAAGCTTTGTTCTCAATATATTTCTTATCTGTTTCATTTTTAAGAAAAAATTTGATCAAATAAAAGGCAGTAAAAAAAACAATTACTGCTGGCAATACAATTTTGAGTAATTCGAGCATAAAATCCATGGTAAACTTTTAATGCAAAAATAAGCCATTCAAATTATTAATAGGCTTATAATTGAATAATGAAAACAAGATACTTAAAAATAATATCTATTTGAATAACGCATAAAATACCTAAATTGGTATGCTTTAATAATTCATTTTTGATGAAGAATACATTAATATATAAGTTACTTCATTTCGAAGACCTATCGCTTGCATTCAGATATGTAATGGGTAATTTGTTGAGAAGTATTCTTACCATTTTGGTTATCGTTTTTGGCATCATGTCGCTTGTTGGCATGTTAACAGCTATTGATGGATTAAAAAGCTCCCTATTAAGTAATTTCTCTCAATTGGGTTCAAATAGTTTTTCAATCAGCGATATTAATTATTTTGCTTCCGAAAATGGCCGCCCTGTTCAATATCCAAAAATAAGCCATCGCGACATTCGTATTTTTAAAGAACGTTATACGAATAAAGCTATCGTTTCTGCTAATTATACAGCCTCACAAAGTGCAATTGTGAAATTTAAATCAAATAAAACAAATCCACGAATACGCGTTATTGGAACAGATGAGAACTATTTTGTAAGCTCTTCGCTAAACATTGATGAAGGCAGAAACTTCAATCACATCGAAACCCAATACGGAGCCAATGTTGTTATTTTGGGAAGTGGATTAAAAAGAGAATTATTTGGAAATGCAAATGCCATGGGAAAGGTTGTTACATCGGGTTCAGGAAAGTATAAGGTTATTGGGATACTTGAAAAAAAGGGAGCAACTTTCGGCATGTCTTATGACCATATTTTTATCGTCCCAATGAAGGCAGCCAGAAAAAATTTCGCTTCACAAAATGAATCTTATACATTAGGCGTTCAGGTTTCCAGTTATGAAAAACTGGATGTTGCTGTTAATGAAGCAATCGCTATTTTCCGTATGGTTAGGCAATTAAAACCAAAAGATGAGAATAATTTTGATTTGCAAAAAAGCGACAACCTAATCAATATCATTACCAAGCAACTTCGGGCAATAACCATTGTTACATTAGTTATTAGTTTAATCACTTTAATCAGCTCAGCAGTAGCATTAATGAATATAATGCTCGTTTCAGTTAAAGAACGAATTCGGGAAATTGGAACTATGAAAGCACTGGGTGCAACTGTTGATAATGTAAAAAGACAATTTCTATCTGAAGCACTGATAGTCAGTCAAATAGGCTCTGCTTTTGGAATTGTATTTGGCATAGCTATAGGGAATCTATTTGCCAGCAAAATGGGTAGCGAATTTGTCATACCATGGGGTTGGGTAATTTTTGCAGTTATTATGAGTATTGTCGTTGGCATTACTGCAGGTTATTATCCCGCAGTGAAGGCTGCGCGCATGGACCCCATCGATGCATTGAGACATGAGTAAAATATAAATTTCAATTACTAGATTGAATAAAATATTGAGTTTTCAACAATCCCACCATATCATTTAAATCGTCAGGATAGCATTAAGTTGTATTTTTCTTGAAAATAAATCTGGCTTTAATAAACGGAATCATCAAAATGCGTTTTAAAATAATCAAAATCTTAATTTTTCTGATCCTACTGACTCCCTTATTCAGCTATTTATGGTGGCAATTTTCAAAAGAAAAACCAGTCAATATTTACATATTAGACAAAACAGTATCTACTTTCCAACGCAATGAGCATCTAGCATTGAATTGGGTGCTAAACCAATACAGATATACAAAAGATGATCTTTCATCCTATCAAGCCAATACTGATTATGATGGATTTTATCCATTAAAAAACAAGCAGTTCTACACACAGGACATGGACTCCTTGGATGAATCTCAATTGGATAGTCTTTCATCTGCTCTGGATTTAGTTTATTATACCGACCTCTATGGAGTGTATGAGAATGAATGGTATTACGACAAAAATGAAACGGAACATTCAAAACTCATTTATGGTGGGATGACCGAAAATGAATATCTTTTATTGGAGAAAATGAAGAATCAGAAAAAATTAATTATTTCTGAGTTTAACATGATTGCCTCCCCTACATCATCCACAATCAGACATAAAACCGAGCAATTATTCGACATTCACTGGACAGGCTGGACATGCCGTTATTTTAGCTTATTAGATACCACAAAAAATAAGGAATTGCCTCGATGGGTTATCCGCTTATATAAAGAACAAAATAATGGGAATTGGCCTTTTAAAAAATCGGGAATTGTTTTTGTTCATGAAAATAGTCGAATTGAAATTCTTGAGAAAAAAACACATCTAAATGACGAACTACCTTTTATCTTTACTTCAGAATATGGTCAAAAAACATATCAATTACCAGCTAAAATTTCGTATCCTTATTGGATTGACATTACCTATTCCGGGCATAGTAATCAAGTTGTATCGACCTATTTAATTAATCCAAATGACGAAGGACAGAAATTGCTAAAGGATGCTGGAATACCATTGGAATTTCCGGCTGTAATTGAACATATCGATGACTATAAGTTCTACTATTTCTGTGGGGATTTCACCGACAATCCCATAAATATCAATTCCAGTTTTTTTCGAGGCATTTCAGGTATTAGCTTTGCATTTTACAACAGCGATCAACTTGAGCAGAGGAAACAATTTTTCTGGACTTTTTACAGACCAATGATAAAAGAAATATTAAGTAAGCACCTATTAACAGAATAAGCAATGAAAATACTTGTATGCGAGGATGATTTAATTATCCTTAAAATGTTAGAATTAAAACTGTCGCGTGAGGAGTATGATGTTCATATTGCTCACGATGGTCGGGAAGCAAAGGAATTATTGAATAAAAATGAATACGAACTGATTCTTACAGATATTATGATGCCCTTTATTGGGGGCACAGAACTGGTCAATTATATTCGAACTGAACTCAAATCTGATGTACCCATTATCGTTTTATCAGGATTGCATGATGAGGATACTATTCTTAAAGCATTTGATTTAGGTATTGATGATTACATCATAAAACCTTTTAGCCCAAATGAGTTATCGATACGCATGAAAAGAGTTATTCGAAGAAAA
It encodes:
- a CDS encoding FtsX-like permease family protein; this encodes MKNTLIYKLLHFEDLSLAFRYVMGNLLRSILTILVIVFGIMSLVGMLTAIDGLKSSLLSNFSQLGSNSFSISDINYFASENGRPVQYPKISHRDIRIFKERYTNKAIVSANYTASQSAIVKFKSNKTNPRIRVIGTDENYFVSSSLNIDEGRNFNHIETQYGANVVILGSGLKRELFGNANAMGKVVTSGSGKYKVIGILEKKGATFGMSYDHIFIVPMKAARKNFASQNESYTLGVQVSSYEKLDVAVNEAIAIFRMVRQLKPKDENNFDLQKSDNLINIITKQLRAITIVTLVISLITLISSAVALMNIMLVSVKERIREIGTMKALGATVDNVKRQFLSEALIVSQIGSAFGIVFGIAIGNLFASKMGSEFVIPWGWVIFAVIMSIVVGITAGYYPAVKAARMDPIDALRHE
- a CDS encoding response regulator transcription factor, with protein sequence MKILVCEDDLIILKMLELKLSREEYDVHIAHDGREAKELLNKNEYELILTDIMMPFIGGTELVNYIRTELKSDVPIIVLSGLHDEDTILKAFDLGIDDYIIKPFSPNELSIRMKRVIRRK